From the Spirochaetaceae bacterium genome, the window GTTCCTGATCCCGAGCCTGATTCTGGGCACCGGCAGCGCCGCGGGGCTGATGCGGATGACGCGCACCATGATGCTGGAGGTGCTGCGCCAGGACTACATTCGCACCGCCTGGTCCAAGGGGCTGCGCGAGCGGGTGGTGGTGGTGCGGCACGCGATCAAGAACGGCATGATCCCGATAGTGACCATCATCGGCATGCAGCTTCCGATCCTGGTCGGCGGCTCGGTGATTATCGAGAACATCTTCAACCTGCCGGGGCTCGGCCGGCTGATGGTGCTCGCCCTGCAGGAGCGCGACTACCCGGTGGTGCAGGGGGTGAACCTGATGTTCGGCAGCGTGGTGATAGCCAACAACCTGTTGATCGACCTGGTGTACGCCTCCCTGGATCCCAGGATCAGGTACCGGTAGGAGAGCGGCAGCGATGAGCGAAGTGGCGACCGAGGCGCAACAGGAAGTGAGGCGGCGTTCCGGCGCGATCGATTTCGCGGTCAAGATGGTGAAGACCAAGCCGCTCGGCACCGCCTGCGCGGGCGTGGTGCTGCTGTTCGTCCTGTCGGCGATCTTCGCCGATGCGATCGCCCCCTACCCGCCCGACGAGTTGAACGTGATCAATCGGCTGCAGGGTTCGTCGGCCGCCCACCTGCTGGGCACCGACCAGGTGGGGCGCGACCTGTTGACCCGGCTGATCTACGGCGCGCGCATCTCGCTGCTGGTGGGGCTGTCCGCCACCGTGATCAACGTGCTGGTGGCGATTCTGGTGGGGGGCGGCTCGGGATTCATCGGCGGCAAGGTGGACATCGCGGTGCAGCGGGTGGTCGATGCCTGGATCGCGTTCCCGGGCCTGCTGCTGCTGCTGACCATCATGTCGCTGACCGGCAAGGGCCTGCTGCAGATGATCGTGGTGCTGGGCGTGGCGGGCGGAGTGGAGGGCTCACGCGTGCCGCGCAGCGCGGTGATTGCGATCAAGGAGAACGACTACTTCCAGGCGGCGCGCGCCATCGGCACCAGCACCGGCTGGACGCTGACGCGCCACGTGGTGCCCAACATCATGGCGCCGATGATCATCGTGTTCTCGATCAGCGTCGGCGGCAACATCCTGTCGGCCGCGGCGCTGAGCTTTCTGGGCTACGGCCTGCCGTCCGGCATGCCGGACTGGGGCGGCATGCTGAGCCAGGAGGGGCTGCTGTACATGGAGTCGGCGCCGTGGCTGGCGTTCTGGCCCGGCGTCTGCCTGACGGTAATCGTGTACAGCCTGAACATGCTCGGCGATGCCCTGCGCGACCTGCTCGACCCGCGCTTGCGCG encodes:
- a CDS encoding ABC transporter permease is translated as MSEVATEAQQEVRRRSGAIDFAVKMVKTKPLGTACAGVVLLFVLSAIFADAIAPYPPDELNVINRLQGSSAAHLLGTDQVGRDLLTRLIYGARISLLVGLSATVINVLVAILVGGGSGFIGGKVDIAVQRVVDAWIAFPGLLLLLTIMSLTGKGLLQMIVVLGVAGGVEGSRVPRSAVIAIKENDYFQAARAIGTSTGWTLTRHVVPNIMAPMIIVFSISVGGNILSAAALSFLGYGLPSGMPDWGGMLSQEGLLYMESAPWLAFWPGVCLTVIVYSLNMLGDALRDLLDPRLRGSTER